From a region of the Arachis ipaensis cultivar K30076 chromosome B09, Araip1.1, whole genome shotgun sequence genome:
- the LOC107615242 gene encoding uncharacterized protein LOC107615242: MRLEGSSILLHSRRLFQQFLVDSYTMIESEHLRYLRNNQPKLRVNKYNSLHESLVRGEANAILSGQRIILPSSFTGGPRYMFNNCKDAFAICKYFGYPSYFITITCNPKWDEIKRLLHGTVLKAEDRLDIASRIFSIKLDELISDFKNERFFGNIFAYVCTVEFQKRGLPHAHILLFMQPQYKPKSPDDIDRVISAEIPDKTNMPRLYAAVEKFMVHGPCGRHNISSPCMINGRCSKFFPKPFSNRTIIDEGGFPKYKRLDNGHTITKKNAVLDNSYIVPYNPDLLLKYGCHINVEHTCQTSSIKYLFKYVRKGNDRVTASFYQTSGDGSLQQVVDEIRNYYNCRYISACEAAWWIFGYEIQLKEPAVIRLPFHLPDEQPVVFKDHENIADVIQRVDGKVTKLAAWMLANREYPFARSLTYSEFPTKFVWNDDSCMWFPRKQGFSIGRLTHVPRGNGEDYYMRILLNIQRGCMSFTDLRTVDGVQCYQQLSEYLLYSHRISTLNPDIQLSDDQLLNMTLSKVEMMLQANGRSLREFNGKTFLYRALSAAIRAKGEIVLNVASSGIASLLLPKGRTAHSRIGDGLEGDSIDGESEVNIPEEILIKDNADGFDNIIRFVYPGILTNLQQSTFFKERTILAPTLDVVHEINNHIMKHIEADEKVYLSSDSMYVEEGSMESELDTFTPNVLNAINCSGLRPHELILKVGVPVMLLRNIDQFNGLCNGTRLQIPKKAIFIGHLICNGH, from the exons ATGCGTTTGGAAGGATCATCTATACTATTACATTCAAGAAGATTATTTCAGCAGTTCTTAGTTGATTCATATACTATGATTGAGTCTGAGCATCTTAGATATTTACGCAACAACCAACCTAAGCTCAGGGTTAACAAGTACAACTCATTGCACGAATCTTTAGTTAGGGGAGAAGCTAATGCGATTCTTTCTGGTCAAAGAATAATTCTTCCAAGCAGTTTCACTGGTGGTCCTAGATACATGTTCAACAATTGTAAAGATGCATTTGCCATTTGCAAGTATTTTGGATACCCCAGTTATTTTATCACAATTACTTGCAATCCTAAATGGGACGAGATCAAACGCCTTTTACATGGCACTGTCCTTAAGGCCGAGGATCGTCTTGATATTGCCTCAAGAATCTTTAGTATTAAGTTAGATGAGTTGATATCTGATTTCAAGAATGAGAGGTTCTTTGGCAATATTTTTGCat ATGTGTGCACAGTTGAATTTCAGAAACGAGGTCTACCACATGCTCACATTCTATTGTTCATGCAACCACAATATAAGCCTAAATCACCCGATGATATTGACCGTGTGATATCAGCTGAAATCCCTGATAAGACTAACATGCCTAGACTTTATGCAGCTGTTGAGAAGTTCATGGTTCATGGTCCATGTGGGAGGCACAACATCAGTAGTCCATGCATGATAAATGGAAGGTGTTCTAAGTTTTTTCCAAAGCCATTCAGTAATAGAACGATTATTGATGAGGGTGGTTTCCCAAAGTATAAAAGGCTGGATAATGGTCATACAATAACTAAGAAGAATGCAGTTTTGGATAATTCTTATATTGTACCTTACAATCCTGATCTACTCTTAAAGTATGGTTGTCACATTAATGTGGAGCATACATGTCAGACTTCTTctattaaatatttattcaagTACGTCCGTAAGGGTAATGATAGGGTTACTGCCTCATTTTACCAAACATCTGGTGATGGGTCTCTTCAACAAGTTGTTGATGAGATACGTAACTACTATAATTGTCGTTACATTTCTGCATGTGAGGCAGCTTGGTGGATATTTGGTTATGAGATTCAGCTTAAAGAACCTGCAGTAATTCGTCTACCATTCCACCTACCTGATGAGCAACCAGTTGTTTTCAAGGACCATGAAAACATTGCTGATGTTATTCAACGTGTAGATGGTAAGGTTACTAAGTTAGCTGCTTGGATGTTGGCTAATCGTGAGTATCCTTTTGCTAGATCTTTAACATACAGcgaatttcctacaaaatttgtATGGAATGATGATTCATGCATGTGGTTTCCTCGCAAACAAGGCTTTTCTATTGGACGGCTGACTCATGTTCCACGTGGTAACGGTGAGGATTATTACATGAGAATATTGTTAAACATACAAAGAGGATGCATGAGTTTTACTGATTTACGTACTGTGGATGGTGTG CAGTGCTACCAACAATTATCTGAATATTTGTTATATTCACATAGAATTTCAACACTTAATCCAG ACATTCAGCTTAGTGATGATCAACTACTAAATATGACTCTTTCAAAGGTTGAGATGATGTTGCAAGCTAATGGTAGGTCACTTCGAGAGTTTAATG GTAAGACATTTCTATATAGGGCACTTTCTGCAGCTATTCGTGCCAAAGGAGAAATTGTTCTTAATGTTGCCTCAAGTGGAATTGCATCTCTTTTGCTTCCAAAAGGCCGTACAGCTCATTCTAG AATTGGTGATGGTCTTGAAGGAGATTCAATTGATGGTGAGTCTGAGGTAAATATTCCAGAAGAAATTCTAATCAAGGACAATGCTGATGGCTTTGACAATATCATTAGATTTGTATATCCTGGTATACTTACTAATTTGCAGCAGTCAACTTTTTTCAAGGAGAGAACCATTCTTGCTCCTACACTAGATGTTGTGCACGAGATAAATAATCATATAATGAAGCATATTGAAGCAGACGAGAAGGTTTATCTGAGTTCTGACTCCATGTACGTTGAAGAAGGTAGCATGGAGTCAGAACTTGATACATTTACTCCTAACGTACTAAATGCCATTAACTGCTCAGGTTTACGACCTCATGAACTTATATTAAAAGTAGGTGTTCCTGTTATGTTACTAAGAAATATTGACCAATTTAATGGACTTTGCAATGGTACAAGATTACAG ATTCCAAAGAAGGCAATTTTCATTGGTCATCTCATTTGCAATGGCCATTAA
- the LOC110266803 gene encoding polyadenylate-binding protein, cytoplasmic and nuclear-like: MSNIRRDKVRQPHVEKDPRIWNWEAYLRLESESFTIFVDNLPSNVSKNELFHMFKWTERINDFYLARKEKYGRIHLFAFIRYTTKGGSLKAIKEMNGMRLRSKEIFVGEAKYRRRIDVQGKTTTHDEDVRESPDEKK; the protein is encoded by the coding sequence ATGTCTAATATAAGGCGGGATAAAGTTAGACAACCTCATGTTGAAAAAGATCCACGAATTTGGAATTGGGAAGCGTATCTCCGATTGGAGAGTGAATCATTCACAATTTTTGTGGATAATTTACCTAGCAATGTTTCAAAGAATGAATTGTTTCATATGTTCAAGTGGACAGAAAGGATAAATGACTTCTATTTAGCACGTAAGGAGAAGTATGGCCGGATCCATCTGTTTGCTTTTATTAGGTATACTACCAAAGGAGGTTCTTTAAAGGCCATCAAGGAGATGAATGGAATGCGATTAAGGAGCAAAGAGATCTTTGTGGGTGAGGCTAAGTACAGGAGGAGGATTGATGTCCAGGGAAAAACCACTACACACGATGAAGATGTCAGGGAGTCTCctgatgaaaaaaaataa